The genomic segment CAGTCCTCATCGGGCATTTTGGCTTCTACCGTATAGCAAAAAGGCCCCGGCAGCACGCCGTTCCTGTAATCCAGTCCGACGTCGCGCCAGATGATGCGGAACGCTTTCACTTCAAATGGTGTGCGGAACTGAACCGAAATCCACGGCTTTTCATCCTCCGCCGACGGCTGCCACCAAGTCAGCATGCTGTCGTCAAACGCGTATAACGCATCTCGACCGGGCGCCGTGCTCGATGCTTCGCATGGGCGGCGGAAAGAAAGCGGCAGCATTCCGGCACCGTTTCCGTTCTGCGGATTCGCTAAAACCCCGGGGGCAAATTGCGGGATTTCAGACGCACCCGCCGTGAATAAATTCCCGTTTTCGTCGATTCCGACAGGATCCATCCCGACTCTGCGTTCGGTCCCATGCGCATAACAGAGCGTGCAGGTATAAAAAATCCAAATCGTATTATCGGGGCCATTGACCACGCAGCCGTGCCCCGGTCCGCGAATAATGCCGTATCTTTTCGTGATGATCGGATTGTTTTCCTGATATACAAAATCCCCGAGCGGACTGCTCCCACGGTACACGCCGACACTGTAGGTGTCGAATTCGGTGCCGGGCGCACAGTAGCACAGATAATAGATGCCGTTGTGTTTGAACATCCAGGCGCCCTCGACATAGCTGAACGCTTTGTCTTCATTCCACTGCCCCAGACGCTCTCAAACATGCGCGGGGTCATATTTTAAAAGCGCTTTCGGCTCGGTGATCAGCCGCCACGGTTGATCGCCGTCCAGTTCCGCGCCGTAGATCGGTGTTCCACCGCCGTAATAGAGATATAAACGGCCGTCGTTATCTGCAAATAACATCGGGTCGCCAGGACGCAGCTCATTTCCCGAAAGGTCGGTAAAATTTCCGACCGGCACAAAAGGCCCCAGCGGATTGTCGGCTTCCCGCAGCTCGGAGACACCGCTTGCCGCCATATAATATTTATCTTTATAATGCACGACCGTCGGCGCATATCCCATGTCCTCCGGCTCGATTTTCACATGTTCCCAATTGACAAAATCACGGCTGACATACGCCATCCCGCAGGAGGGATAGAGATACCAAACACCGTCTTCATATAACACCGTCGGATCCGCCGTCTCGCGGTAATCCGACAGTTCCGGATGTGTTCTGCAAGGCCGCCCTCTCGGATAATCCGGCAGCGGCAGCGGATTGCAGTAAGTCGGTTTATTTCTGTTATCTTTATCGTTCATATTTCGGTTCCTTTTATGGTAGTTCAAATCAAGCCGTTCCTTCTCGTGAAAACGTCTTATTTTAAATCGTATGATACCATGAAACCGATGAAATGACAACAATCGTTGACCGAAACCGTTAACCGCTCATTGTTATCGCATTATGCTTTTTCGGATTTTCTTTTGAGCAGTACTAAAAGACCGCCAAACGCACATGTCGCGGTCAAACCCGCCCAAAGAGTGACATTTTCGCCGCTTCCGGTATCGGGAACACCGCCCAACACATAGGATTCGCCCGACGTGCTGTTTTCGGCGCTGAGCGAAGCGGACGCGGGCAGATAAAAGTAGAGATTCGTATCCCCGCCGCCGTGTCCTTTTCCCGTATAACAATAAGTATAGGTCTTTTCGCTGCCGGTCACAAACGACGTCCAGCTGACTTCCGTCGGGTTATCGGCGTCAACCATATCCGACTGGATCGTCAGCGTCACCGCTTCATATCCGTTTGTCAGCGTACCGACGGTATCGGTTTCGATATATGCGCCGTGTCCGATGGCCTCCGCATCGCCGGAACCGATTGCCGCTTTTACGGAGCCGCCCGTGATGACGACTGTGCCGCCCGTACCGCTGCGGCCGCCGCCGATACCGGAACTGTATAAACCGCCTGTGGCTGTGATTGTGCCATTGGTGATCGTCACATTTCCGCCGGCTTTGCCGTATCCGCCGCCGATGCCCGCACCGCTGTCACCGCCGGTTGCCATCACATATCCGCCGTTGATTATAACCGTACCGCCCACGCCGTTTTGACCGCCGCCGATGCCGGAAGCCCAAAATCCGCCCTGTGCAATGACTGTTCCGCCGTTTACAGTGACCGTACCGCCCATCGTACCTTGTCCGCCGCCGATGCCCGCACCGTATTTTCCGCCGGTGGCCTCAACCGTTCCCCCGTTGATCACGACATTACCGGATACCACTCCGTAACCCCCGCCGATACCGGCCATCCCGTACCCACCGGTTACAGAAACAGAACCCGTGCTGCCCTCGGCATTGTCAATCGTCAGCGTCTCCGAAACCTCAACCTTGATGGCGGGTTGATTACTCATCGCCGAATTCGTATTCGTACCGCATGTGAAGACATTCTGCCCTTCCAACAGAATCGTCACATTCCGATTGCTGTTAAACGGACACCTCATATACGATGTGGCCTGTGAAAAATCGATCGTCACGTTGTCAAGCAGAACGGTAACCGCGTCGGTTGTGTTGACCGAAATCACAAACTCCGTTGTCGAACCGGTGATCAGATAGGTGCCTCCGGAATTGATATTAATGTCGCCCGCCGAAATATCATAAATCGTTCCCGCATACACTCTTTGAATAAATTCTTCGGAGTAACTGCCGAAACCGCCTTCATACCCGTTATAAGTCGCATTGATCGTATGTAGTCCCGCCGATAAGATGCTCGTGGTAAAGGCCGCTGTTCCGTTGGACACTGTAGCTGTTCCCAGAAGCGTGTCCCCGTCATAAAAATCCACATCCCCTTTTTCCGCAGCGCTGCCGTAGGTCTGTGTGACGGTCGCGGTAAAGGTCACGCTGTCGCCGACCTGAATGGGGTTTGTGTCACTTGTGAGAACGGTTTCGGAAAATTGCCCTTCCGGCAGATAGAAATACAGCATGGTCTCACCGTTTCCGTGTCCGGTGCCCGTGTATGTGTAATGCATCGTGACGCCACCCGAAATAATGGGAATATCATAACTGACTTCCTGCGGATCGGTTTCCGAGAACACGTCATATACGCCTCTCGGATATACCGACTTGTATCCGTTCGACAACGTACCGTCATCAGTTCCGTTACTGCCGGCACCGATTGTGGCAGCGTTATAACCCGCTGTGACTTTAACCGACCCGCCGGTAATGATTACAGTACCCCCGTTTCCGTCCGCACCGCCGCCGATGCCCGCACCGCCTTCTTTGTATTTAAAGCATGCACCGCCTGTCGCGGTGACCGTGCCGCCGTTGATGGTGATGGTGCCGCCATCACCCATATCTCCGCCGCCGATGCCCGCACCGCCGCCGTAATAGACGCCGGCTGTGTTGCTGCCGGCGATAACCGTGCCG from the Oscillospiraceae bacterium genome contains:
- a CDS encoding Ig-like domain repeat protein gives rise to the protein MKKKLFSGLLIAAVLMFSIMPFSAFAAEATVGDFVVATDIVNGYTYNSDGGAVVFTQPGTYTISMKSGVTTTASSKIQINGGTADAPITIILNNVSVKNTYCAFDLSSTSYANLILAEGTVNSMVSGGDYAGVCCRIGATLVISGTGSLNAVGEKYGAGIGGKSDDMGASDAGTIIINSGTITASSQFGAGIGGAYYHGDGGTIIINGGTITATGGLCESGDGGAGIGGGGYGGDGGNITINGGTVIAGSNTAGVYYGGGAGIGGGDMGDGGTITINGGTVTATGGACFKYKEGGAGIGGGADGNGGTVIITGGSVKVTAGYNAATIGAGSNGTDDGTLSNGYKSVYPRGVYDVFSETDPQEVSYDIPIISGGVTMHYTYTGTGHGNGETMLYFYLPEGQFSETVLTSDTNPIQVGDSVTFTATVTQTYGSAAEKGDVDFYDGDTLLGTATVSNGTAAFTTSILSAGLHTINATYNGYEGGFGSYSEEFIQRVYAGTIYDISAGDININSGGTYLITGSTTEFVISVNTTDAVTVLLDNVTIDFSQATSYMRCPFNSNRNVTILLEGQNVFTCGTNTNSAMSNQPAIKVEVSETLTIDNAEGSTGSVSVTGGYGMAGIGGGYGVVSGNVVINGGTVEATGGKYGAGIGGGQGTMGGTVTVNGGTVIAQGGFWASGIGGGQNGVGGTVIINGGYVMATGGDSGAGIGGGYGKAGGNVTITNGTITATGGLYSSGIGGGRSGTGGTVVITGGSVKAAIGSGDAEAIGHGAYIETDTVGTLTNGYEAVTLTIQSDMVDADNPTEVSWTSFVTGSEKTYTYCYTGKGHGGGDTNLYFYLPASASLSAENSTSGESYVLGGVPDTGSGENVTLWAGLTATCAFGGLLVLLKRKSEKA